One Globicephala melas chromosome 4, mGloMel1.2, whole genome shotgun sequence genomic window carries:
- the SLC19A1 gene encoding reduced folate transporter isoform X2: protein MALSGPEVEKQVPAEPRPGRKLQSWWSLVFCLCFYGFMAQMRPGESFITPYLLGPDKNFTQKQVTNEITPVLSYSYLAVLVPIFLLTDYLRYKPMLVLQGLSYVSVWLLLLFGSSVLHMQFMEFFFSITMAARIAYSSYIFSLVPPACYQRMAGYSRASVLLGVFTSSVLGQLLVTMGRVPFSTLNYISLAFLTFSLVLTFFLKRPERSLFFNRGAPASAGASPSELDRMNLGQGQPTGGKLGRLPASWRDSVLAHMLRELRRTARLPQLRLWSLWWVFNSAGYYLIVYYVHILWNVVNPTTDTTRVYNGGADAASTLLGAITSFAAGFVKIRWALWAELIIAVVTVLQAGLVFLMYRTSSIWLCYSAFVLFRGSYQFLVPIATFQIASSLSQELRALVFGVNTFLATVLKTIITLVVSDKRGLGLPVHSQGRHQPPPPAQELMSPMREPAAQDGPAPEDGVRAVGEQRQQPEAKA, encoded by the exons ATGGCCCTCTCCGGCCCGGAGGTGGAGAAGCAGGTGCCGGCGGAGCCCAGGCCGGGCCGCAAGCTGCAGTCCTGGTGGAGCCtggtgttctgcctctgtttctacGGCTTCATGGCCCAGATGCGACCCGGGGAGAGCTTCATCACGCCTTACCTCCTGGGCCCCGACAAGAACTTCACGCAGAAGCAG GTCACCAACGAGATCACGCCCGTGCTGTCCTACTCCTACCTGGCAGTGCTGGTGCCCATCTTCCTGCTGACCGACTACCTGCGCTACAAGCCGATGCTTGTGCTGCAGGGCCTGAGCTACGTGTCCGTGTGGCTTCTGCTGCTCTTCGGCTCGTCCGTGCTGCACATGCAGTTCATGGAGTTCTTCTTCAGCATCACCATGGCGGCCCGCATCGCCTACTCCTCCTACATCTTCTCGCTGGTGCCCCCCGCCTGCTACCAGCGCATGGCCGGCTACTCGCGGGCCTCCGTTCTGCTGGGCGTCTTCACCAGCTCCGTGCTGGGCCAGCTGCTGGTCACGATGGGCAGGGTCCCCTTCTCCACGCTCAACTACATCTCGCTGGCTTTCCTCACCTTCAGTCTGGTCCTCACGTTCTTCCTGAAGCGCCCCGAGCGCAGCCTCTTCTTCAACCGCGGAGCGCCCGCGAGTGCCGGGGCCTCGCCCTCCGAGCTGGACCGGATGAACCTGGGCCAAGGGCAGCCCACGGGTGGGAAGCTGGGCCGGCTGCCGGCCTCCTGGCGGGACTCGGTGCTCGCGCACATGCTCCGCGAGCTGCGCCGCACCGCGCGGCTGCCGCAGCTGCGCCTCTGGTCCCTCTGGTGGGTCTTCAACTCCGCCGGCTACTACCTGATCGTCTACTACGTGCACATCCTGTGGAACGTGGTCAACCCCACCACGGACACCACGAGGGTCTACAACGGCGGGGCGGACGCCGCCTCCACTCTGCTCG GTGCCATCACCTCCTTCGCCGCCGGCTTCGTGAAGATCCGGTGGGCGCTGTGGGCTGAGCTGATCATCGCGGTGGTGACAGTGCTGCAGGCCGGGCTGGTCTTCCTCATGTACAGGACCAGCAGCATCTGGCTGTGCTACTCGGCCTTCGTGCTCTTCCGTGGCTCCTACCAGTTCCTGGTGCCCATCGCCAC TTTTCAGATCGCGTCTTCTCTTTCTCAAGAGCTCCGCGCCCTCGTCTTCGGAGTCAACACGTTCCTCGCCACTGTCCTCAAGACCATCATCACCCTCGTTGTCTCCGACAAGCGGGGCCTGGGCCTCCCGGTCCACTCTCAG GGCCGCCACCAGCCCCCGCCGCCGGCCCAGGAGCTGATGAGTCCGATGCGGGAGCCGGCCGCGCAGGACGGGCCCGCCCCAGAGGACGGCGTGCGAGCCGTGGGGGAGCAGAGGCAGCAGCCCGAGGCCAAGGCCTGA
- the SLC19A1 gene encoding reduced folate transporter isoform X1: MALSGPEVEKQVPAEPRPGRKLQSWWSLVFCLCFYGFMAQMRPGESFITPYLLGPDKNFTQKQVTNEITPVLSYSYLAVLVPIFLLTDYLRYKPMLVLQGLSYVSVWLLLLFGSSVLHMQFMEFFFSITMAARIAYSSYIFSLVPPACYQRMAGYSRASVLLGVFTSSVLGQLLVTMGRVPFSTLNYISLAFLTFSLVLTFFLKRPERSLFFNRGAPASAGASPSELDRMNLGQGQPTGGKLGRLPASWRDSVLAHMLRELRRTARLPQLRLWSLWWVFNSAGYYLIVYYVHILWNVVNPTTDTTRVYNGGADAASTLLGAITSFAAGFVKIRWALWAELIIAVVTVLQAGLVFLMYRTSSIWLCYSAFVLFRGSYQFLVPIATFQIASSLSQELRALVFGVNTFLATVLKTIITLVVSDKRGLGLPVHSQFLVYFVYFLVLFVAYVLAALLTGLRHFRQGRHQPPPPAQELMSPMREPAAQDGPAPEDGVRAVGEQRQQPEAKA, translated from the exons ATGGCCCTCTCCGGCCCGGAGGTGGAGAAGCAGGTGCCGGCGGAGCCCAGGCCGGGCCGCAAGCTGCAGTCCTGGTGGAGCCtggtgttctgcctctgtttctacGGCTTCATGGCCCAGATGCGACCCGGGGAGAGCTTCATCACGCCTTACCTCCTGGGCCCCGACAAGAACTTCACGCAGAAGCAG GTCACCAACGAGATCACGCCCGTGCTGTCCTACTCCTACCTGGCAGTGCTGGTGCCCATCTTCCTGCTGACCGACTACCTGCGCTACAAGCCGATGCTTGTGCTGCAGGGCCTGAGCTACGTGTCCGTGTGGCTTCTGCTGCTCTTCGGCTCGTCCGTGCTGCACATGCAGTTCATGGAGTTCTTCTTCAGCATCACCATGGCGGCCCGCATCGCCTACTCCTCCTACATCTTCTCGCTGGTGCCCCCCGCCTGCTACCAGCGCATGGCCGGCTACTCGCGGGCCTCCGTTCTGCTGGGCGTCTTCACCAGCTCCGTGCTGGGCCAGCTGCTGGTCACGATGGGCAGGGTCCCCTTCTCCACGCTCAACTACATCTCGCTGGCTTTCCTCACCTTCAGTCTGGTCCTCACGTTCTTCCTGAAGCGCCCCGAGCGCAGCCTCTTCTTCAACCGCGGAGCGCCCGCGAGTGCCGGGGCCTCGCCCTCCGAGCTGGACCGGATGAACCTGGGCCAAGGGCAGCCCACGGGTGGGAAGCTGGGCCGGCTGCCGGCCTCCTGGCGGGACTCGGTGCTCGCGCACATGCTCCGCGAGCTGCGCCGCACCGCGCGGCTGCCGCAGCTGCGCCTCTGGTCCCTCTGGTGGGTCTTCAACTCCGCCGGCTACTACCTGATCGTCTACTACGTGCACATCCTGTGGAACGTGGTCAACCCCACCACGGACACCACGAGGGTCTACAACGGCGGGGCGGACGCCGCCTCCACTCTGCTCG GTGCCATCACCTCCTTCGCCGCCGGCTTCGTGAAGATCCGGTGGGCGCTGTGGGCTGAGCTGATCATCGCGGTGGTGACAGTGCTGCAGGCCGGGCTGGTCTTCCTCATGTACAGGACCAGCAGCATCTGGCTGTGCTACTCGGCCTTCGTGCTCTTCCGTGGCTCCTACCAGTTCCTGGTGCCCATCGCCAC TTTTCAGATCGCGTCTTCTCTTTCTCAAGAGCTCCGCGCCCTCGTCTTCGGAGTCAACACGTTCCTCGCCACTGTCCTCAAGACCATCATCACCCTCGTTGTCTCCGACAAGCGGGGCCTGGGCCTCCCGGTCCACTCTCAG TTCCTCGTCTACTTTGTGTACTTCCTGGTGCTGTTTGTCGCCTATGTCCTTGCGGCCTTGCTGACGGGCCTGCGCCACTTCCGACAGGGCCGCCACCAGCCCCCGCCGCCGGCCCAGGAGCTGATGAGTCCGATGCGGGAGCCGGCCGCGCAGGACGGGCCCGCCCCAGAGGACGGCGTGCGAGCCGTGGGGGAGCAGAGGCAGCAGCCCGAGGCCAAGGCCTGA
- the SLC19A1 gene encoding reduced folate transporter isoform X4: MALSGPEVEKQVPAEPRPGRKLQSWWSLVFCLCFYGFMAQMRPGESFITPYLLGPDKNFTQKQVTNEITPVLSYSYLAVLVPIFLLTDYLRYKPMLVLQGLSYVSVWLLLLFGSSVLHMQFMEFFFSITMAARIAYSSYIFSLVPPACYQRMAGYSRASVLLGVFTSSVLGQLLVTMGRVPFSTLNYISLAFLTFSLVLTFFLKRPERSLFFNRGAPASAGASPSELDRMNLGQGQPTGGKLGRLPASWRDSVLAHMLRELRRTARLPQLRLWSLWWVFNSAGYYLIVYYVHILWNVVNPTTDTTRVYNGGADAASTLLGAITSFAAGFVKIRWALWAELIIAVVTVLQAGLVFLMYRTSSIWLCYSAFVLFRGSYQFLVPIATSSSTLCTSWCCLSPMSLRPC, encoded by the exons ATGGCCCTCTCCGGCCCGGAGGTGGAGAAGCAGGTGCCGGCGGAGCCCAGGCCGGGCCGCAAGCTGCAGTCCTGGTGGAGCCtggtgttctgcctctgtttctacGGCTTCATGGCCCAGATGCGACCCGGGGAGAGCTTCATCACGCCTTACCTCCTGGGCCCCGACAAGAACTTCACGCAGAAGCAG GTCACCAACGAGATCACGCCCGTGCTGTCCTACTCCTACCTGGCAGTGCTGGTGCCCATCTTCCTGCTGACCGACTACCTGCGCTACAAGCCGATGCTTGTGCTGCAGGGCCTGAGCTACGTGTCCGTGTGGCTTCTGCTGCTCTTCGGCTCGTCCGTGCTGCACATGCAGTTCATGGAGTTCTTCTTCAGCATCACCATGGCGGCCCGCATCGCCTACTCCTCCTACATCTTCTCGCTGGTGCCCCCCGCCTGCTACCAGCGCATGGCCGGCTACTCGCGGGCCTCCGTTCTGCTGGGCGTCTTCACCAGCTCCGTGCTGGGCCAGCTGCTGGTCACGATGGGCAGGGTCCCCTTCTCCACGCTCAACTACATCTCGCTGGCTTTCCTCACCTTCAGTCTGGTCCTCACGTTCTTCCTGAAGCGCCCCGAGCGCAGCCTCTTCTTCAACCGCGGAGCGCCCGCGAGTGCCGGGGCCTCGCCCTCCGAGCTGGACCGGATGAACCTGGGCCAAGGGCAGCCCACGGGTGGGAAGCTGGGCCGGCTGCCGGCCTCCTGGCGGGACTCGGTGCTCGCGCACATGCTCCGCGAGCTGCGCCGCACCGCGCGGCTGCCGCAGCTGCGCCTCTGGTCCCTCTGGTGGGTCTTCAACTCCGCCGGCTACTACCTGATCGTCTACTACGTGCACATCCTGTGGAACGTGGTCAACCCCACCACGGACACCACGAGGGTCTACAACGGCGGGGCGGACGCCGCCTCCACTCTGCTCG GTGCCATCACCTCCTTCGCCGCCGGCTTCGTGAAGATCCGGTGGGCGCTGTGGGCTGAGCTGATCATCGCGGTGGTGACAGTGCTGCAGGCCGGGCTGGTCTTCCTCATGTACAGGACCAGCAGCATCTGGCTGTGCTACTCGGCCTTCGTGCTCTTCCGTGGCTCCTACCAGTTCCTGGTGCCCATCGCCAC TTCCTCGTCTACTTTGTGTACTTCCTGGTGCTGTTTGTCGCCTATGTCCTTGCGGCCTTGCTGA
- the SLC19A1 gene encoding reduced folate transporter isoform X3: MLVLQGLSYVSVWLLLLFGSSVLHMQFMEFFFSITMAARIAYSSYIFSLVPPACYQRMAGYSRASVLLGVFTSSVLGQLLVTMGRVPFSTLNYISLAFLTFSLVLTFFLKRPERSLFFNRGAPASAGASPSELDRMNLGQGQPTGGKLGRLPASWRDSVLAHMLRELRRTARLPQLRLWSLWWVFNSAGYYLIVYYVHILWNVVNPTTDTTRVYNGGADAASTLLGAITSFAAGFVKIRWALWAELIIAVVTVLQAGLVFLMYRTSSIWLCYSAFVLFRGSYQFLVPIATFQIASSLSQELRALVFGVNTFLATVLKTIITLVVSDKRGLGLPVHSQFLVYFVYFLVLFVAYVLAALLTGLRHFRQGRHQPPPPAQELMSPMREPAAQDGPAPEDGVRAVGEQRQQPEAKA; this comes from the exons ATGCTTGTGCTGCAGGGCCTGAGCTACGTGTCCGTGTGGCTTCTGCTGCTCTTCGGCTCGTCCGTGCTGCACATGCAGTTCATGGAGTTCTTCTTCAGCATCACCATGGCGGCCCGCATCGCCTACTCCTCCTACATCTTCTCGCTGGTGCCCCCCGCCTGCTACCAGCGCATGGCCGGCTACTCGCGGGCCTCCGTTCTGCTGGGCGTCTTCACCAGCTCCGTGCTGGGCCAGCTGCTGGTCACGATGGGCAGGGTCCCCTTCTCCACGCTCAACTACATCTCGCTGGCTTTCCTCACCTTCAGTCTGGTCCTCACGTTCTTCCTGAAGCGCCCCGAGCGCAGCCTCTTCTTCAACCGCGGAGCGCCCGCGAGTGCCGGGGCCTCGCCCTCCGAGCTGGACCGGATGAACCTGGGCCAAGGGCAGCCCACGGGTGGGAAGCTGGGCCGGCTGCCGGCCTCCTGGCGGGACTCGGTGCTCGCGCACATGCTCCGCGAGCTGCGCCGCACCGCGCGGCTGCCGCAGCTGCGCCTCTGGTCCCTCTGGTGGGTCTTCAACTCCGCCGGCTACTACCTGATCGTCTACTACGTGCACATCCTGTGGAACGTGGTCAACCCCACCACGGACACCACGAGGGTCTACAACGGCGGGGCGGACGCCGCCTCCACTCTGCTCG GTGCCATCACCTCCTTCGCCGCCGGCTTCGTGAAGATCCGGTGGGCGCTGTGGGCTGAGCTGATCATCGCGGTGGTGACAGTGCTGCAGGCCGGGCTGGTCTTCCTCATGTACAGGACCAGCAGCATCTGGCTGTGCTACTCGGCCTTCGTGCTCTTCCGTGGCTCCTACCAGTTCCTGGTGCCCATCGCCAC TTTTCAGATCGCGTCTTCTCTTTCTCAAGAGCTCCGCGCCCTCGTCTTCGGAGTCAACACGTTCCTCGCCACTGTCCTCAAGACCATCATCACCCTCGTTGTCTCCGACAAGCGGGGCCTGGGCCTCCCGGTCCACTCTCAG TTCCTCGTCTACTTTGTGTACTTCCTGGTGCTGTTTGTCGCCTATGTCCTTGCGGCCTTGCTGACGGGCCTGCGCCACTTCCGACAGGGCCGCCACCAGCCCCCGCCGCCGGCCCAGGAGCTGATGAGTCCGATGCGGGAGCCGGCCGCGCAGGACGGGCCCGCCCCAGAGGACGGCGTGCGAGCCGTGGGGGAGCAGAGGCAGCAGCCCGAGGCCAAGGCCTGA